In a single window of the Papaver somniferum cultivar HN1 chromosome 8, ASM357369v1, whole genome shotgun sequence genome:
- the LOC113303288 gene encoding uncharacterized protein LOC113303288: protein MTSVLSNHPLGRSFGVLENSSRGRLYRIPYLGYSALSFPSGGSVLGQVSYFSIDNGTCGRARNCGPVYSTTLGDSADPDDSEDKNQKDESSTNKPARGNDELFREGLERIVGTDDSAFSGIDLATLIRNKYGRSYDVQLIKKEFMGRNLLALNVMWKYVEQRSFPLTEEEYILRLDDVANTLKCWGAVSHIRNSLAKLKERPRMGKAVSIFIDMDESGGRANEWIYK from the exons ATGACGAGTGTTTTATCAAATCACCCTCTTGGTAGGTCATTTGGAGTTTTGGAGAATTCATCAAGAGGAAGATTGTATAGGATTCCATATCTTGGATATTCAGCTCTGTCTTTCCCTTCAGGAGGATCAGTATTGGGTCAAGTCTCATACTTTTCTATTGATAATGGCACCTGTGGGAGGGCTAGGAATTGTGGACCAGTATACTCTACCACATTGGGTGATAGCGCAGATCCGGATGACTCAGAAGACAAGAATCAAAAAGACGAATCTTCAACGAACAAACCTGCACGT GGTAATGATGAATTGTTCCGCGAAGGTCTCGAAAGAATTGTTGGAACAGATGATTCTGCCTTTAGCGGAATAGACCTTGCAACTTTAATTCGAAACAAGTATGGCAGATCCTATGACGTTCAGCTAATAAAAAAG GAGTTCATGGGAAGAAATCTTCTGGCATTGAATGTCATGTGGAAGTATGTGGAACAG AGATCCTTTCCGTTGACCGAAGAAGAATACATATTGAGACTCGATGATGTGGCGAACACATTGAAATGTTGGGGAGCTGTCTCACATATTCGAAATAGCCTGGCAAAGCTAAAGGAGAGACCTCGGATGGGAAAG GCAGTAAGTATTTTCATCGACATGGACGAATCAGGAGGCAGGGCCAACGAATGGATCTACAAGTAA
- the LOC113303287 gene encoding dehydrogenase/reductase SDR family member FEY-like gives MSSSLTSSKSEIRSVKKGLGWMEWLRGWFNLTHEMLFQRIVASHLQNPLPLPPLTDVTCIITGCTSGIGLETARQLAEAGAHLIMAVRKPKAAQELIQKWQSEPSGLGLPLNIEVMELDLLSFDSVVRFAETWNARLVPLHVLINNAGIFSIGGPQRFSKDKNEEHMQVNHLAPALLSLLLLPSLIRGSPSRIVNVNSTMHYIGFVDPEDMNMVSGRKKYSSKMGYANSKLAQIMFSSNLQKRLPSESGISVLCVSPGIVDTNVARDLPKCVQSAYHLIPYFIFSPQEGSRSTLFAATDPQVPEYCEALKSDDWPVGAFISYECRPANPSEESHNLPTSNRVWEKTLEMIGLSPDVVEKALEGEPIKCRYDGDKQE, from the exons ATGAGTTCGTCGTTGACATCATCAAAAAGTGAAATAAGGAGTGTAAAAAAGGGATTAGGATGGATGGAATGGTTAAGAGGATGGTTTAATTTAACACATGAAATGCTTTTTCAGAGAATTGTAGCCAGTCATTTGCAAAATCCATTACCTTTACCTCCTCTTACTGATGTTACTTGCATCATTACTGGATGTACTAGTGGAATTGGTCTTGAAACAGCCAG GCAATTAGCCGAGGCAGGAGCACATTTAATCATGGCTGTTAGGAAGCCGAAAGCAGCTCAAGAGTTGATTCAGAAGTGGCAGAGTGAACCATCAGGATTAGGTCTCCCACTAAATATCGAG GTAATGGAGCTTGATCTTCTCTCCTTCGACTCCGTCGTAAGATTTGCTGAAACGTGGAATGCACGTTTAGTACCTTTGCATGTTTTGATAAATAATGCAGGCATCTTTTCAATTGGAG GGCCACAGCGGTTTTCAAAAGACAAGAACGAAGAGCACATGCAAGTGAACCATCTGGCTCCAGCGCTGCTTTCGCTATTGCTTTTACCTTCTCTTATTAGAGGATCTCCCAGCCGAATTGTCAATGTGAACTCCACT ATGCATTATATTGGCTTTGTTGACCCAGAAGACATGAATATGGTTTCTGGGAGAAAAAAATACTCGAGTAAGATGGGATATGCAAATAGCAAACTAGCACAG ATCATGTTTAGCAGCAACCTTCAGAAGCGTCTGCCTTCTGAATCCGGAATTAGTGTGTTGTGTGTATCACCTGGAATAGTCGATACGAATGTT GCAAGAGATCTACCAAAATGTGTTCAATCGGCTTACCATCtgatcccttattttattttctctcctcAAGAAG GTTCTAGAAGTACTCTATTTGCAGCAACTGACCCTCAGGTTCCAGAATACTGTGAGGCTTTAAAATCAGATGATTGGCCTGTTGGTGCTTTCATCTCTTATGAATGTCGTCCTGCGAACCCTTCAGAAGAATCCCATAACTTACCAACATCCAACAGGGTCTGGGAGAAAACATTGGAAATGATTGGGCTTTCTCCAGACGTCGTAGAGAAAGCTCTAGAAGGTGAACCAATCAAGTGCCGCTACGACGGTGACAAACAAGAGTAG